The genome window GTAACGCAGTTCGATAAAGGCGATGTTGAAGAAGCCGGTCTGGTTAAGTTTGACTTCTTGGGGTTAAGAACCCTGACCATTATTGATTGGGCTTTAAAGACTATTAACACCAAGCGCGCTCAAGAAGGTGAAGAGGCGCTCGATATTTCCCTGATCCCTTTAGACGATAAACCGACCTTTGATTTGCTTCAATCTGCTGAAACGACAGCTGTTTTCCAGTTAGAGTCCAGCGGTATGAAGGATCTGGTAAGACGTTTGTTGCCTTCTCGTTTTGAAGATATTGTCGCTCTCGTGGCCTTGTTTAGACCGGGGCCATTGCAGTCGGGCATGGTTGATGACTTTATCAACCGTAAGCATGGCCGCGCAGAAATGTCTTGGCCGCATCCCGACTATCAGTTGGATAGCTTGCAGCCGGTATTGGAGCCAACTTACGGTGTTATCTTGTACCAAGAGCAGGTAATGCAGATTGCTCAGGTCATGGCGGGGTATACGCTAGGCGGTGCCGACATGCTGCGTCGAGCCATGGGTAAGAAAAAGCCTGAAGAAATGGCGAAGCAGCGTGCCATCTTCTTAGAGGGGTGCGAAAAACAAGGTATTGATAGGGATCTCTCTGGGAATATATTTGATCTGGTTGAGAAGTTCGCCGGTTATGGTTTTAACAAGTCGCACTCGGCGGCCTATGCGTTAGTTTCTTACCAAACGGCTTGGCTGAAATGTCATTATCCAGCCCCATTTATGGCGGCGGTTATCTCTGCGGATATGCAAAACACCGATAAAGTGGTGATCTTCATTGAAGAGTGCCGCAATATGGGGATTGCTCCATCGCCACCGGATGTGTGTAGTGGCGACTACATGTTTACCGTCAACGAAGCCGGTGAGATTGTTTATGGTTTAGGGGCAATCAAGGGTGTTGGTGAGGGGCCAATTGATGCGATTGTAAAGGCGCGCCAAGATGGCGAAGGCGACTTTAAGGACATCTTTGATTTTTGTAAGCGGGTCGGGCCTAAAAATCTCAATAAACGAGTGTTGGAAGCCTTGGTTCGTGCTGGTGCCCTTGATAAGTTAGGTGCCGAGCGTGCTGTACTATGGGCGGCGATCGGTGATGCTTTTCAGGCTGCAGGTCAAAGTGCTCGTAATGAAGATGCCGGGATGTTTGATCTTTTTGGGGAGGTAGAAGCGGAAGCACCGCGTGACCCTTATGAAGATTATAAACATGTACGCCCTTGGACAGATAAAGAGCGGCTGCGTGGAGAGAAAGAAACATTAGGTTTGTACTTAACGGGGCACCCAATCGATGAGTACGAGCGTGAGCTAAAAAAGTTTGTCTCGCAAAAAATTGTAAGTTTGCAGCCTGCACGTGGTAAACAGCAAAAAATCGTTGGCCTCATAGTTGATCAGCGCGTTAAGAAAACTAAACGTGGTGATTCGTTGTGTTTCTTGACGCTGGATGACCGCACAGCCCGTATTGATGTCACTGTGTACGGTGAACTCTATGATCAAACACGAGAGTGGGCGGTTAAAGATACAATTGTGATCATGGAAGGTGAGGTGACTCAGGATGATTATTCAGGAGGCCTCAAGGTTCGTTGTAATAAGTTGATCAGTATACCAATGGCTCGTGCACAGTACGCCTCTTCGGTTGCAGTGCAGGCTAATGCCACCTCGTTAACCGGTAGACGGCTTAACGAATTCAAAACATTGCTAAAAACATATCAATCTCAGGAAGGCTTACCTGTCACTATCCATTATCAACGCGATGACGCTGCAGGCCCTGTGCGCCTGGGTGATCAATACCGAGTTGAAGGCAGTGATGAGCTATTAATTGCCTTTAAAGAGCACTTTGGGTTTGATCAAGTGAAGATTGACTACTGATCAGGGTGGTTATCCTGCTGCCGTGACGGTAAAATCGTCCACTAATTTAGCGTTATTATTCACTGTTTAAGCGGAAACGAATCAAATGAATCCGAATTACCTGGATTTCGAACAGCCAATCGCTGATCTTGAAGCCAAGATTGAAGAACTCCGACTGGTGGGTAGCGGTACCGAGATTAACATCAGCGATGAGCTGACAAAGCTGCTTGAAAAAAGCCGTAGTCTTACCGTATCCATTTTTGAGAATCTGACGGCTTGGCAGGTTTCTCAGTTATCTCGTCACCCAAAGCGTCCGTATACACTGGACTACATCGATCTGATGTTCGATAGCTTTGAAGAAATCCATGGCGATCGCCACTTTGCTGATGATGCTGCTATTGTTGGCGGTATTGCGCGTTTGGATGGTCGCCCTGTGATGATTATTGGTCATCAAAAAGGTCGTGACGTTAAAGAAAAAGTACGTCGTAATTTTGGTATGCCCCGTCCTGAAGGTTACCGTAAAGCGTTGCGTTTGATGGAAATGGCTGAGCGCTTCTCAATGCCAATCCTCACCTTTATTGATACGCCAGGTGCTTATCCAGGTATTGATGCCGAAGAGCGTGGCCAAAGTGAAGCGATCGCATTTAACTTGGCTAAAATGTCCCAGCTAAAAACACCTATTATCTCAACCGTTGTAGGTGAGGGTGGCTCAGGTGGTGCATTAGCGATTGGTGTATGTGATGAGTTGGTGATGCTTCAGTACTCAACGTACTCGGTTATTTCTCCTGAAGGTTGCGCATCTATTCTTTGGAAAAGCGCAGAGAAAGCGCCGGATGCAGCTAAAGCAATGGGTATTACCTCTGGGCGTCTACAAGAGCTTGGGTTGGTGGATAAAGTCGTTAAAGAACCTTTAGGCGGCGCACACCGAGACCCTGAAGCGTTAGCTGAGACTTTAAAAGCTCAGTTGCTCGAAACATTAGATCGCTTAGACGTCCATACGATGGATGAATTGGTTGATCGTCGTTACGAACGCTTAATGTCATACGGTATTAACTCTCAGTAAGCACAACACTTCACGTTGATGTGCCCTGACACAGTATGAAAGGTGTAGTCTCCCATGACGGCATCTAAATTAACGCAGCACTTTTACCAGTGCTGCGTTAACCATTCCCCGCAAGGGCTTGCTTCGAAAGGCTGGGTTGTCGCACTCAGTGGCGGGTTAGATTCAATCGTTTTACTGCATTTAGCCGTCAAGTATCTACCGGCCGGCTCAGTTCGTGCAATCCATGTAAACCATCATCTCCAAGAAAAATCTGATCAATGGGCGCAGTTCTGTCTAGATCAGTGTGCACTATTGTCGATTACTTGTACGGTCTGCGATGTTTACCCTGCCTCGAACAGTGAATTGGCTGCGCGAGATGCGCGTTTGGAGGCTATTCAGTCATGTGTAGGTGCTTCTGATTGTGTATTGATGGCTCATCATGCAAATGATCAGCTAGAGACCGTTTTGTTTCGTTTAATGCGAGGTACTGGCGCTAAAGGGTTAGCCGGTATTCCTGTGTCGAGGCGTTTTGGCGTGGCTACTCTTCTAAGGCCGTTGCTAACAATAACCCGTACCGAGCTGGAAACTTATGCAGCTGAGCAGACATTCTCATGGATAGATGATCCAAGTAATGCTGCTGATGACTATGACCGTAATTATATCCGTCATCATGTTATGCCTCCTATGGTAGAGCGCTGGCCAAAGGCTGTGACTCGTTTGCAGCAAACCACGCAATACCTTGCTGATCAACAGCAGGTGCTAGAGTCTTATTTGGATGCAGATCTTCAATCGATGGCACTGGCAGGGGGTGGCTTGAATATAGAGTTGTTGGGGGGGATAGCGCACCCAAAAAGTATTGCATTGCTTAGGCGTTGGTTTGAGTGTCAAACGGGCCAACCGTTATCAGCGCTAGCCGTTCAAGAAGTGTTTGAGCGTTGTATCGCTGCGCGTGCTGATGCTCAGCCACAAATAAACGTGGGTGGGATTGTTCTGCGACGATATCGGCAAGGCGTGTATTGTGTTCCTCACAAAGTTAATGACGTTGAAGATGTGCGTTCTCAAGCGTTGATGGTGCCTTTTACTGATTGGCGTGGAGGCCGTATTTGTGTAACGGCCAGCTCCGAAGGTTTTGATTTGCAGCCCGGTGTTGAAGTGGTTGCACGCGCGGATGGAATGTCTATCAAGCCCAAAAACCGCCCTACTAAAACTCTTAAAAAGTTGTTTCAGGAGGCTGGTGTTCCGCCTTGGTTGCGCTCAAACTGGCCTATTTGTGTACGCCAGAATGAAGTGGTTGCTGTACCTGGAATATGTGTTGCGGAGTCATGCTGGATAAAAAGCGAAGAAAAGACCGCATTTACACTCACTTGGCGCGCTTTCTAATTGTCGAAGCGTGCTTACTTTGCTATCCTGTAGCCCCATCTCGATCAAGTTTTTTCCCTCACTTACAAGCCAATACAGGTTCCACATGACGCGCTACATATTCGTCACAGGTGGTGTCGTGTCCTCTTTGGGCAAAGGCATCGCATCCGCATCGCTTGCAGCTATTCTGGAAGCGCGCGGTTTGAAAGTCACAATGCTGAAACTCGACCCGTACATCAATGTCGACCCGGGGACTATGAGCCCATTCCAGCACGGTGAAGTATTCGTCACAGAAGATGGCGCGGAGACCGACTTAGACCTCGGTCATTATGAACGTTTTATTCGCACTACGATGACTAAGCGTAATAACTTTACGACAGGTCGTGTTTATCAGCACGTGCTGAATAAAGAACGCCGTGGTGATTATTTAGGCGGCACCGTTCAGGTTATTCCGCATATTACTGATGAAATTAAGCGACGCGTCATTGAAGGTGCAGGGGATGCAGACGTTGCCTTAGTTGAAATTGGTGGCACCGTTGGTGATATCGAATCACAGCCATTCTTAGAGGCAGTCCGCCAGATGAAAGCAGAGCTGGGCTTTGCTCGAGCTATGTTTATGCATCTTACTCTCGTGCCTTATATAGCTACGGCTGGTGAGATCAAAACAAAGCCTTCTCAGCACTCGGTAAAAGAGCTGCGTTCTATCGGTATCCAGCCTGATATTTTGGTGTGCCGCTCAGAGCAGGCCATCCCGGACTCTTCGCGTCGTAAGTTATCTTTATTTACTAACGTAGAAGAGCGTGCGGTTATCTCCATGCCAGATGCCGATACTATCTACAACATTCCTAAAATGTTGTCTGACCAAGGGTTAGATAACATCGTGGTTGAGCGTTTTAATTTAGACGCGCCTGCAGCTGACCTAAATGAATGGGAGGCGGTTGCTGATGCACACCTCAACCCAGATGGCGAAGTTAAGATTGCCATGGTCGGTAAGTACATGGAATTGTTGGATGCCTACAAGTCGTTAATCGAAGCAATTTCTCATGCGGGTATTAAGCTACGTCGCAAAGTGTCCATCGAATACATTGATTCCGAGCGTGTTGAGCGTGAAGGCGTAGAAATTCTTCAAGATATGTCTGCAATCTTAGTCCCAGGCGGATTTGGTGAGCGTGGCGTTGAAGGTAAAATTGCGGCTGTTAAATACGCGCGCGAAAACAAGGTTCCTTATTTAGGTATCTGTTTAGGCATGCAGGTGGCCGTGATTGAATTTGCTCGTCATGTAGCTAACTTGGCAGGAGCGACCTCTACTGAGTTCGATCAAAATAGTGAGCATCCGGTAATCGGTTTGATTACGGAATGGACAACGGCTGAGGGTGATGTTGAGCAACGTAGCGAAGACACAGACCTTGGTGGCACTATGCGTTTAGGTGCACAGGTGTGCCATTTAAAAGCAGGGTCTACTGTCGCAAAAAGTTATGGCAGTACTGATATAGTTGAGCGCCATCGCCATCGTTTTGAAGTGAACAACAACTACGTTCCTTTATTAGAAGAGGCCGGTTTAATTATCTCTGGTCGTTCCGCCGATGGTGAATTGGTTGAAGTGGTGGAGGTTCCAGACCATCCTTGGTTTGTTGCTTGTCAGTTCCACCCCGAATTTACGTCGTCCCCACGTGATGGACATGGATTGTTTACCGGCTTTATCGAAGCCGCTTTGGCAGAGCAAGCTCGTCGCCAAACAGCGTGAAATAAAAATACTTATTAGGATAAATTGGAGAGATAAGCATGGCACAGATTGCCGATATCAAAGCACGTGAAGTGTTAGATTCTCGCGGTAACCCAACGGTTGAAGCTGATGTTATTTTAGCCTCTGGCGTTTTAGGAACGGCTTGCGCACCTTCAGGCGCATCTACTGGTTCACGCGAAGCGTTGGAATTGCGTGATGGTGATAAGTCTCGCTACCTTGGTAAAGGTGTACTTAAAGCTGTTGCAGCTATCAACGGTGTTATTCGCGAAGCTCTGATCGGTATGGATGTTACGGATCAACGTGCCCTTGATAACAAAATGCTTGAGCTAGACGGGACCGAGAATAAAACGAATCTGGGTGCTAATGCTATTTTGGCGGTGTCTTTAGCAGCAGCGAAAGCAGCTGCCACAGTAAAAGGTGTGCCGTTGTACGCACACATTGCTGATATCAATGGTACGTCTGGCCAGTATTCTCTTCCAGTGCCTATGATGAATATCTTGAACGGCGGTGAGCATGCGGATAACAACGTAGATATCCAAGAGTTCATGGTTCAGCCTGTTAATTTTACGAAGTTTTCCGATGCGTTGCGTTGTGGCGCAGAGATCTTTCACGCATTGAAAGGCGTCCTTCAGGCTAAAGGCTTAAACACGGCCGTTGGTGATGAAGGTGGGTTTGCACCTAACTTAGCGTCTAATGAAGAAGCCCTAGTCGTTATTCAGGAAGCAATAGCTAAAACATCTTATCAGCTAGGTACGGACGTAACACTGGCACTAGATTGTGCGTCATCTGAGTTCTACAAAGATGGCAAATATGACCTAGCTGGCGAAGGTAAAGTGTTTGATGCCGAAGGTTTCGCTGACTATTTAGCGCAACTTAGCGAAAACTACCCAATCGTTTCTATCGAAGATGGTATGGACGAGTCGGACTGGGATGGTTGGGCTGCTTTGACTAATAAAATTGGTGATAAAGTTCAGTTGGTAGGTGATGATTTGTTTGTCACTAATACCAAGATCCTTAAGCGTGGTATTGAGCAAGGTATTGGTAACTCTATCTTGATCAAGTTTAACCAAATCGGATCATTGTCTGAAACACTCGACGCGATTCAAATGGCGAAAGATGCAGGGTTTACTGTTGTGATCTCTCACCGTTCTGGAGAAACTGAAGATACGACTATTGCTGATTTGGCTGTGGGTACTGCAGCGGGTCAAATTAAGACAGGTTCTTTATGCCGTTCTGATCGTGTTGCTAAGTACAACCGCTTGCTTCGTATTGAAGAAGAGTTGGGCGAAAACGCGATCTATAAAGGTCGTTCAGAAATTAAAGGTCAGGCTTAAAGCGCCGACTGTTTAAAAAGGGGGCTATAATGCCCCCTTTTTTAGATGTCGAGGTAAGGTGTGTTCCGCTGGTTTATAGCGTTTTTAATTATTATGTTGATGGGCCTCCAATATCGCTTATGGTTTGGTGAGGCGAACATCACGCAAATAGGCCAACTCAAACAGCAAATTGAAAGCCAAGTGGCTGAAAATGAGCGTTTGCAGATGCGTAATCGTCAACTAGAAGCAGAAGTGATGGACCTTAAAAAAGGCTACTCGGCCATCGAGGAACGAGCTCGCAGCGGCCAAGGGATGGTAAAAGAAGGCGAAACTTTTTTCCAATTAGTTGAACCTCATCTTCAGAATAACGAGAACTAATCATGTCCCTCCCAACGCAATACCGCTATTTACACGGCGAACCCCGTAGTTCGGCTTCTATTCGTTTATTACCCGAAGATTTTCAGGTCACTGAAATTCCTTCCTTTGAGCCGGAGGGAGAAGGTGAGCATGTATTTTTATTGATCCGTAAAGTGGGCGAAAATACGGATTGGGTCGCGCGTCAGCTCGCTAATTTTGCGCAAGTGCCTGCTAAAGATGTGAGCTATGCCGGTAAAAAAGACCGTCATGCCGTTACTGAACAATGGTTTTGTGTGCGTTTCCCTGGCAATCGTGCACTGAACTGGAGTTTGTTTGGTGGTGAATCGATCACTGTGTTAAAAACTGCTCGCCACCCTCGTAAGTTACGTCTGGGAAATTTATTAGGTAACCGCTTCTCTATTCGCCTACGTAACCTTACTAATGAAGCCGACTTCGTTGAGCGTCTTGCGTACCTTGAGCATGGGGTTCCCAATTATTTTGGTGAACAACGTTTTGGTCGAGAAGGTGGCAATTTAGAAAAGGGTGTTGCCTTAATAAAGGGCGAATACCAGGAACGTCAGCGTCATAAAAAAGGCCTTTATATTTCGGCCGTCCGATCTTGGTTATTTAATCACCTTTTATCGGAGCGTTTAGGGGACGAGTTATGGCAGCGCCCTATGCAAGGGGATGTCATGATGTTAAATGGCAGCCGTAGCTTTTTTGTTGCAGAGGAACTTGACCAATCTTTACAAACACGTTTTGAAAGTCGTGATATATTGCTCAGCGGCCCTTTATGGGGGCGAGGTCGGCCATTGTCTGAAGCACAAGCGGGAGAGTGGGAAGCGCGAGTCATTGAGCCTTGGCATGAAATTACCGAACGCCTTGAGCATTTGGGCTTGAATCAGGAGCGCCGCTCTTTAGTATTGTATGCAGAAGGCTTTAAGGCCGAAAAAGAAGCACCAGGGCAATGGGTAGTACACTTTTCATTACCCGCGGGTAGTTTTGCAACCACCGTCTTAAGGGAATTATGTCATGTTACACAAACAGGATCGGTTTAAATGAAAAAAATTCTGGTCTCAAATGATGATGGTGTATTTGCTCCGGGTATAGCCGCGTTGGCAAAGGCAATGGAGACAATTGGCGAGGTCACTGTGATTGCCCCAGATAGGAATCGCAGCGGGGCTAGTAATGCCTTGACGTTAGACCGGCCTATTGAAGCTCATACCCATAAAAATGGCTTTATTGGATTAAATGGTACTCCCACAGACTGTGTACACATGGGGGTGTCAGGGCTGTTTTGTGAAAGGCCTGATATTGTTGTTTCGGGGATTAACAACGGCGCTAATTTAGGCGACGATGTACTCTACTCCGGTACAGTCGCTGCTGCGATGGAAGGTCGTTCGCTTAACTTGTCGGCTATCGCCGTCTCGTTAGCCAGTTTTACACCAAAATATTTTTATACGGCTGCTGAAGTCGTTAAAACGATAGTCGAAAACTTAGATACATTAAATCTGCCTCCGCGCACCGTACTTAACGTTAATGTGCCGGATGTTCCTTTGGCTGAAATTAAAGGCATTCACTTAACCCGACTCGGTCATAGAGCGGCTGCGGGCGTTCCAGTAGCTACGACAGACCCACGTGGAAAAATACGGTATTGGGTAGCAGGAGCGGGTGATGCGGTTGATAAAGAGGCGGGCACAGACTTTTATGCTGTGGACCAAGGCTATGTATCTATCACGCCATTGCATATTGATATGACCTCGTATGCTGTTATGGAGCAAATGGGGGATTGGTTGGAGAGCTTAGGTTGATTGATATTCAGCTTCAGGGGATCGGTATGACGTCTCGCCGTACTCGAGAGCGTCTTGTTCAGCGTTTACGCGAACAGAATATTAGTAGTCAGGCTATTTTAGATGTCATGCGTGATACGCCACGGCACATCTTTATTGACGAGGCGTTATCCCATCGTGCGTATGAAGATACCGCATTGCCCATTGGTTTTAATCAAACGATATCTCAGCCATACATAGTGGCAAAAATGACTGAGGTATTGTTAGCTGCTGGTCCATTGAAGCAAGTATTAGAAATAGGCACTGGCTCTGGTTATCAAACGGCGGTATTAGCTCAGCTTGTTGAGTCGGTTTACTCCGTAGAGCGGATCAGGCCTCTGCAAGTACGAGCACGCGAGCGCTTTCGTCAAATGGGTCTAAGAAATATCCATTTGCAACATACTGATGGTGGAATGGGGTGGTCAACGATGGCGCCTTTCGATGGCATCATTGTGACAGCCGCACCTGACCAAGTACCCGAAGAGCTGCTGAACCAGCTTGCTATTGGTGGTCGCTTGGTTATCCCTGTTGGTGATTCACAGCAGCAATTGCAGCTTATTACTCGAGAAACAGAGGAACGTTACGAAACACGTATCCTCGAAAATGTGAAATTTGTACCGCTGTTATCAGGAACAGTTCGTTAAGGGGATAAGTGGGTGAAGCAGCAGCGGAATTTAATGGGTTATGTGTTTGTGATGCTCAAAGGTCTCATGATGGGCGCGGCGGATGCTGTCCCTGGCGTTTCAGGTGGGACGATCGCATTCATAACGGGAATCTATGAAGAACTGATCTTTAGTATTAGGCAGTGCAATCCTAAAACACTGTGCTTGTTGTTTACCAAAGGGCCTGCCTCTTTTTGGCAAGCCATTAATGGTAACTTTTTGATCAGTTTATTAGGCGGTATAGCGGTTAGTATTTTAACGCTGGCTCATGCCGTTTTATTTATGTTGGAAAATTATCCTGAAATATTGTGGGCTTTCTTTTTTGGGCTAATTTTGGCTTCTACATGGTCCATCGCCCGCCATATCTCATCTTGGAATACTCAAAATAGCGTGTTGTTTATTATGGGAGCTTTGTTGGCTTACATAGTGACTTCGTTAACACCTACCGAGATAGAAGCAACGCCTTTAGCCATCTTTTTGTCCGGAGCCATCGCCATATGTGCGATGATTTTGCCGGGTATTTCGGGGTCTTTTATTTTATTGTTGCTGGGTATGTACAGCTTTATTCTTCAGTCAATAAAAGGCTTTGAGATCAATACAATACTATTATTTGCGGCGGGTGCAGTAGCAGGGTTGTTATCATTTTCGCACGTGTTGCATTGGTTATTCTCACGTTATCGCCTAGCGACCTTGTCTGTGATGTCTGGTTTTTTGTTAGGTTCTTTAAATAAGGTATGGCCTTGGAAATATACCACAGCGTATACATTAAACCGCCACGGTGATCAGGTTCCGTTGGTTCAGGAGAACGTATCGCCTTTCAATTATGAGGTGTTAACAGGCCAGCATGCCTATTTATGGATGTCCGTTATTATGTTGGTGGTAGGCGTTGCGTTAGTATTATTGATAGATAGAGATGTAACTAGCACTGATTAATGACTATACAAGCGGGTAAAGACTACATAAGTGGATTCTTTAGGCACAGAAAATGGTGCCTGTGTGTAGGTTTTTGCCTTATTCTGACCGCTTGCTCGTCTGGTTATGCTCCGGTTACTGATTTATCGATTAATCAGCGGCGCAACGTCGAAATTATTCGTGATGGCCAATCGGCTTCTGCTACGCCACCAGGTTACTATCGCGTGCAGCGCGGGGATACCTTGTACTCAATAGCGTTTCGTTATGGGATCGATTACCGTCAATTAGCGAAAAAAAATAACATTAATAGCCGATATACTATTTACCCAGGACAAGTGTTAGCTGTGGCGGCTAGTCCTGTAAGCCAAAGCAAAAACACTTCAACAACAATAGCTAAGGCCCCTAAGGCTAATAGTCAGCCTAGTTCTAGTAATCAGCAGAATGCATCCAAAGCACCATCGACACCGAAAAAAACACCGGCGGTCAGTTCTCCCTCTAAACCCAAAGTGGCCACCAATACCCGTGTTAATTGGCGCTGGCCTGCAACAGGAAAAGTCATAGCCGGGTTTAGTGGTGAGGCCAACAAAGGGATTAATTTAGCAGGTAAGAAAGGCGACCCAGTGTATGCCGCTGCGGCTGGAAATGTCGTCTATGCAGGTAGTGGCCTGCATGGTTACGGTAACCTCGTCATCATCAATCACAACCAAGAATATTTAAGCGCTTATGCGCACAACAGTAAAATTCTCGTAAAAGAGAACGAAAATGTTAAGGTTGGGGCAAAAATTGCCGAAATAGGTAATAGCGGGTCAGTTAGTACGATGCTTCACTTTGAAATTCGCAAGGATGGAAAGCCGGTCAACCCGCTACGGTATTTGCCTAAACGGTAAATAATAATAAAGTTATCTAAGTATAAAGGTGACAACAGTGATGACGAGTAGTGATAGAAGCGATTCACCGCATAAGGATATATTGGTTGATAGCATGGAAGATGATTTAGATACTACTGATAGCGAAAGCATGGACGATGACAGCCATGACGATGAGCCGGAGTTACTGAATAGTGGCCGTGGCCGTGGCAGTTTAGCGCATAAAGATTTGCTAAGTGCCAAGTCGCTCGACGCCACCCAGCTTTATCTCAATGAGATAGGCTTCTCGCCTTTATTATCAGCAGAAGAGGAAGTTTACTTTTCGCGTTTGGCGCTTAAAGGCGACGAGCCTTCCCGCAAGCGTATGATAGAAAGTAACTTACGCTTGGTGGTTAAAATATCTCGCCGTTATATTAATCGCGGTTTAACCCTGTTGGATCTTATCGAAGAGGGTAATTTGGGATTGATTCGTGCGGTTGAGAAATTTGATCCTGAGCGTGGCTTCCGATTCTCTACTTACGCGACATGGTGGATTCGTCAGACCATTGAGCGTGCCATCATGAACCAAACACGAACCATTCGTTTACCTATACATGTGGTTAAAGAGCTCAATGTATATTTGCGAGCGGCACGAGAGCTATCCCAAAAACTGGATCATGAGCCAACAGCAGAAGAAATAGCCGAAGCGGTTTGCAAGCCGGTTGAAGCTGTACAGAAAATGCTAGGCTTTAATGAACGGGTTTCCTCTATTGATATTCCAATGGGTGATTCGGATAAGCCGGTTATCGAAACCATTGCTGATCGTGAAACGTCGGATCCCGAAGTGCTATTGCAGAACAACAATATCAGCGGCAACCTAGAAAAATGGTTGGATATGTTGCCTGAAAAGCATTCAGAGGTTATATCCCGTCGGTTTGGCTTACGTGGCTATGAGATGAGTACGCTTGAAGAAGTGGGTACTGAGATAGGTTTGACGCGTGAGCGTGTTCGTCAAATTCAAGTAGAAGCGTTACGTAAACTGCGTGAAATTGTTGAAAAGAACGGTTTATCTGGGGAAGACCTGCTGAGATAAATCAGCAGGCTTGCCTAGCCGGTCAAGCGGGTGCCTTAGCCTTTGATGAGATACTTTAGCTTGTTGGGTTTTCCGTCCCATTCCTGAGCATCGGGTAATGGCTCTTTGCGTTCACTAATATTGCTCCAAAC of Neptunomonas phycophila contains these proteins:
- the accA gene encoding acetyl-CoA carboxylase carboxyl transferase subunit alpha produces the protein MNPNYLDFEQPIADLEAKIEELRLVGSGTEINISDELTKLLEKSRSLTVSIFENLTAWQVSQLSRHPKRPYTLDYIDLMFDSFEEIHGDRHFADDAAIVGGIARLDGRPVMIIGHQKGRDVKEKVRRNFGMPRPEGYRKALRLMEMAERFSMPILTFIDTPGAYPGIDAEERGQSEAIAFNLAKMSQLKTPIISTVVGEGGSGGALAIGVCDELVMLQYSTYSVISPEGCASILWKSAEKAPDAAKAMGITSGRLQELGLVDKVVKEPLGGAHRDPEALAETLKAQLLETLDRLDVHTMDELVDRRYERLMSYGINSQ
- the dnaE gene encoding DNA polymerase III subunit alpha, whose translation is MSANAFVHLRVHTEFSLVDGLVRVKGLVNAAKDAGMPAVAITDQVNLFALVKFFKAATGAGIKPICGADLLVLNDNDIDEPYRVTLLVQNAKGYRNLMELISRAYAEGQVQLADKAIVYKSWLVEKSEGLIALSGAKDGEIGRAMISGNGSAESLLDEWMSLFPNRFYLEIQRTARPGEDIVIDESVRLGLLKGCPLVATNDVMFIHETDFEAHEARVCINQGRTLEDPRRPRDYSDQQYFRSTEEMVELFSDIPSAIENTVEIAKRCNIEMDLGTYYLPKYPIPEGMSIDEFFIKVSEDGLNERLEILLDKNDPDYAAKRKVYDDRLKFELDIIIQMGFPGYFLIVMDFIQWAKDNDIPVGPGRGSGAGSLVAYAQKITDLDPLEYDLLFERFLNPERVSMPDFDIDFCMDNRDQVIDYVARTYGRDAVSQIITFGTMAAKAVVRDVARVQGKAFGLADKLSKLIPFEVGITLSKAMEQEPALSEFVNSSEEAQEIMDMAFKLEGVTRNVGKHAGGVVIAPTKLTDFSATYCDEEGHGLVTQFDKGDVEEAGLVKFDFLGLRTLTIIDWALKTINTKRAQEGEEALDISLIPLDDKPTFDLLQSAETTAVFQLESSGMKDLVRRLLPSRFEDIVALVALFRPGPLQSGMVDDFINRKHGRAEMSWPHPDYQLDSLQPVLEPTYGVILYQEQVMQIAQVMAGYTLGGADMLRRAMGKKKPEEMAKQRAIFLEGCEKQGIDRDLSGNIFDLVEKFAGYGFNKSHSAAYALVSYQTAWLKCHYPAPFMAAVISADMQNTDKVVIFIEECRNMGIAPSPPDVCSGDYMFTVNEAGEIVYGLGAIKGVGEGPIDAIVKARQDGEGDFKDIFDFCKRVGPKNLNKRVLEALVRAGALDKLGAERAVLWAAIGDAFQAAGQSARNEDAGMFDLFGEVEAEAPRDPYEDYKHVRPWTDKERLRGEKETLGLYLTGHPIDEYERELKKFVSQKIVSLQPARGKQQKIVGLIVDQRVKKTKRGDSLCFLTLDDRTARIDVTVYGELYDQTREWAVKDTIVIMEGEVTQDDYSGGLKVRCNKLISIPMARAQYASSVAVQANATSLTGRRLNEFKTLLKTYQSQEGLPVTIHYQRDDAAGPVRLGDQYRVEGSDELLIAFKEHFGFDQVKIDY
- the tilS gene encoding tRNA lysidine(34) synthetase TilS, translating into MTASKLTQHFYQCCVNHSPQGLASKGWVVALSGGLDSIVLLHLAVKYLPAGSVRAIHVNHHLQEKSDQWAQFCLDQCALLSITCTVCDVYPASNSELAARDARLEAIQSCVGASDCVLMAHHANDQLETVLFRLMRGTGAKGLAGIPVSRRFGVATLLRPLLTITRTELETYAAEQTFSWIDDPSNAADDYDRNYIRHHVMPPMVERWPKAVTRLQQTTQYLADQQQVLESYLDADLQSMALAGGGLNIELLGGIAHPKSIALLRRWFECQTGQPLSALAVQEVFERCIAARADAQPQINVGGIVLRRYRQGVYCVPHKVNDVEDVRSQALMVPFTDWRGGRICVTASSEGFDLQPGVEVVARADGMSIKPKNRPTKTLKKLFQEAGVPPWLRSNWPICVRQNEVVAVPGICVAESCWIKSEEKTAFTLTWRAF
- a CDS encoding CTP synthase — translated: MTRYIFVTGGVVSSLGKGIASASLAAILEARGLKVTMLKLDPYINVDPGTMSPFQHGEVFVTEDGAETDLDLGHYERFIRTTMTKRNNFTTGRVYQHVLNKERRGDYLGGTVQVIPHITDEIKRRVIEGAGDADVALVEIGGTVGDIESQPFLEAVRQMKAELGFARAMFMHLTLVPYIATAGEIKTKPSQHSVKELRSIGIQPDILVCRSEQAIPDSSRRKLSLFTNVEERAVISMPDADTIYNIPKMLSDQGLDNIVVERFNLDAPAADLNEWEAVADAHLNPDGEVKIAMVGKYMELLDAYKSLIEAISHAGIKLRRKVSIEYIDSERVEREGVEILQDMSAILVPGGFGERGVEGKIAAVKYARENKVPYLGICLGMQVAVIEFARHVANLAGATSTEFDQNSEHPVIGLITEWTTAEGDVEQRSEDTDLGGTMRLGAQVCHLKAGSTVAKSYGSTDIVERHRHRFEVNNNYVPLLEEAGLIISGRSADGELVEVVEVPDHPWFVACQFHPEFTSSPRDGHGLFTGFIEAALAEQARRQTA